The following are encoded together in the Flavobacterium haoranii genome:
- a CDS encoding thiol-disulfide oxidoreductase DCC family protein, whose translation MINLPENKKIILFDGVCNLCDASVQFIIKHDKKDIFRFVAIQSELGKEIIKYLGIDTSKTDSIILYEPGIAYYFKADAALHIAKELNSWHAILYSFIHTPNFIKDSVYDYIAKNRYKWYGKKEACIIPTPELKAKFLD comes from the coding sequence ATGATTAATTTACCTGAAAATAAAAAAATAATCTTGTTTGATGGAGTTTGCAATTTATGTGATGCTTCAGTTCAGTTTATAATTAAGCATGATAAAAAGGATATTTTTCGTTTTGTAGCTATCCAATCTGAATTAGGAAAAGAAATTATTAAATATTTAGGAATAGACACTTCAAAAACAGATTCTATTATTTTATATGAACCTGGAATTGCATATTATTTTAAAGCTGATGCCGCTTTACATATTGCAAAAGAATTGAATAGTTGGCACGCAATCCTATACTCATTTATACATACACCAAACTTTATAAAAGATTCTGTTTACGATTATATTGCAAAAAATCGTTACAAATGGTATGGCAAGAAAGAGGCTTGTATAATACCCACTCCAGAACTAAAGGCTAAGTTTTTAGATTAG